A part of Drosophila ananassae strain 14024-0371.13 chromosome 2R, ASM1763931v2, whole genome shotgun sequence genomic DNA contains:
- the LOC6507085 gene encoding probable E3 ubiquitin-protein ligase HERC4 isoform X3: MTAGTELYCWGNTSHGQLGLGGIEDEQILTPSQVPWTPDSAIKQVACGHRHTLFLTSSGRVYACGSNDHSQLGHDLPTKRPRMSPFLLIPELLDYVVVQIACGSRHSMALSEWGQVLSWGDNDCGQLGQATDQDIVQLPKIVRQLVSKTVVQIACGNNHSLALTSCGELYSWGSNIYGQLGVNTPKEVTHSNQPVRLTTLLGIPVAAIACGGNHSFIISKSSAVFGWGRNNCGQLGLNDETSRSYPTQLKTLRTLGVRFVACGDEFSVFLTNEGGVFTCGAGAYGQLGHGFGANEMLPRMVMELMGSTITQVACGNRHTLALVPSRGRVYGFGLGSSGQLGTRSTKSLTLPQVVIGPWVSPSGSALLQSSDAKVSVVIHQIFSGGDQSFVTTTLFVDKVPPEDLRNYKPKSQILALTEEVTKQCTRFKQNDQSDLDLLNSIELIFKSQACLNASFLLDNDRHFGCSVRNYGLDLKAAQLAFDHLRNVENESIKQVIWENITKDLIGSLVASPADVESMRLYLLLPLYHEFVNSKHYKSLQVPFANAIFKLTENPRKVLMRWLAQTPADYFEHIVQNFLHVVIHIISFKMGLAAVNPAAERHQRLLPYNSELETILKMMQTLCLINNLRDVRLNYQLFYWPDLSDYADVQQEYVKWIMADTASEFNICNFSFLFDPSAKTALLQADQALQMHSAMANAASNAFYNLLNYGLPVSHFIVLNVTRENLVQDSLRELQRYSQTDLKKPLKIKFHGEEAEDAGGVRKEFFMLLLKDLLDPKYGMFKEYEDSRLIWFADLSFETENMYFLIGVLCGLAIYNFTIINLPFPLALFKKLLAKPVDLSDLRQLSPAEANSMQSILDYEGEDFKDVFDLTFEISRDVFGESETKCLKPNGNEIAVTLENREEFVNLYVDFVFNKSVDVHYNAFHKGFMKVCSGRVIHIFQPEELMAVVVGNEDYDWQALQDNCEYREGYTSGDDTIKWFWEVIHDMTEAEKKSFLLYLTGSDRIPIQGMKALKMTIQPTPDERFLPVAHTCFNLLDLPRYKTKERLKYKLHQAIQQTQGFSLV, translated from the exons ATGACAGCCGGCACAGAACTCTACTGCTGGGGGAACACCTCCCACGGGCAACTTGGTCTTGGCGGAATCGAGGACGAGCAG ATTCTTACCCCTAGTCAAGTCCCATGGACGCCGGACTCGGCCATAAAACAGGTGGCCTGTGGACACCGACACACTCTGTTCCTGACCTCCAGTGGAAGGGTGTATGCCTGCGGAAGCAACGATCACTCTCAGCTGGGACACGATCTGCCCACCAAAAGGCCACGTATGTCGCCATTTC TGCTTATTCCTGAGCTGCTGGACTATGTGGTTGTTCAGATCGCGTGCGGCAGTCGACACTCGATGGCCCTTTCGGAGTGGGGTCAGGTCTTGAGTTGGGGAGACAATGACTGCGGCCAGCTGGGCCAAGCCACTGACCAGGATATCGTGCAGTTGCCCAAGATTGTGCGCCAGTTGGTATCTAAAACTGTGGTGCAAATAGCCTGCGGCAACAATCACAGCCTAGCCCTGACAAGTT GTGGCGAGTTGTATTCCTGGGGCTCCAACATATATGGCCAACTTGGCGTGAATACTCCAAAGGAAGTGACGCACAGCAACCAACCCGTGCGGCTGACCACGCTGCTGGGGATACCAGTTGCGGCAATTGcttgcggtggcaatcactcGTTCATTATCTCCAAATCCAGTGCGGTCTTTGGATGGGGCCGAAACAACTGTGGGCAGCTGGGATTGAACGATGAGACTAGTCGATCCTATCCCACCCAGCTTAAAACGCTGCGCACCCTAGGCGTCCGATTTGTGGCCTGCGGAGATGAGTTTTCCGTGTTCTTGACCAACGAGGGTGGAGTCTTCACATGCGGAGCAGGAGCCTACGGCCAATTGGGACATGGTTTTGGGGCCAATGAAATGCTGCCCAGGATGGTGATGGAACTTATGGGCAGCACCATTACGCAAGTGGCGTGCGGAAATCGTCACACATTGGCATTGGTGCCGTCGCGCGGCAGAGTTTATGGATTCGGATTGGGCAGCTCTGGACAACTGGGCACTAGGAGTACAAAGAGCTTAACGCTACCACAAGTGGTCATTGGTCCGTGGGTATCCCCGAGTGGGTCCGCTCTTCTACAGTCCAGCGATGCGAAGGTCTCTGTGGTCATCCATCAAATATTCTCTGGCGGCGATCAGTCCTTCGTGACCACCACTTTGTTTGTGGATAAAGTGCCGCCCGAGGATCTAAGAAACTACAA ACCCAAGTCCCAGATCCTTGCCCTAACAGAAGAAGTCACCAAGCAGTGCACTCGTTTCAAGCAAAACGATCAAAGCGATCTGGATCTGCTTAACTCCATTGAGTTGATCTTTAAAAGTCAGGCCTGCCTAAATGCATCTTTTCTTCTGGACAACGACCGACACTTTGGATGCTCGGTACGGAATTACGGATTGGATCTGAAGGCAGCTCAATTGGCATTCGATCATTTGCGCAATGTGGAAAACGAGAGCATCAAACAAGTG ATATGGGAAAACATTACAAAGGATCTAATAGGTTCGTTGGTAGCCTCGCCAGCGGATGTTGAAAGTATGCGTCTTTATCTCCTGCTGCCGCTATACCACGAGTTCGTCAACTCAAAACACTACAAGTCACTTCAGGTGCCCTTCGCCAATGCCATATTTAAGCTAACGGAGAACCCACGAAAAGTTCTCATGAGATGGTTGGCCCAAACGCCAGCGGATTACTTTGAGCATATTGTCCAGAACTTCTTACATGTAGTTATTCATATTATAAGTTTTAAAATGGGATTGGCGGCCGTAAATCCCGCTGCCGAGAGACATCAAAGG cTACTGCCATACAACTCTGAACTGGAGACTATCCTGAAAATGATGCAGACCCTTTGTCTGATAAACAATTTGCGGGATGTTCGGCTCAACTACCAACTATTCTACTGGCCAGATCTCTCTGATTACGCTGATGTGCAGCAGGAGTATGTCAAGTGGATCATGGCCGACACTGCCAgcgaatttaatatttgcaaCTTTTCATTCCTCTTCGATCCGTCTGCGAAGACGGCCCTACTCCAAGCTGATCAGGCGCTGCAGATGCACTCTGCCATGGCCAATGCAGCTTCAAAT GCATTTTATAACCTCCTCAATTATGGACTGCCGGTTTCACATTTTATTGTACTGAACGTGACGCGGGAGAACCTTGTTCAGGATTCTTTGCGGGAGCTGCAGCGTTACTCGCAGACTGATCTCAAAAAGCCACTAAAGATAAAGTTCCATGGAGAAGAGGCGGAGGATGCCGGTGGCGTGCGGAAAGAATTCTTTATGCTACTGCTCAAGGACCTTCTCGATCCCAAGTATGGGATGTTTAAGGAATACGAGGATTCGCGACTGATCTGGTTTGCAGATCTCAGCTTTGAAACGGAAAACATGTACTTCCTGATCGGCGTGCTCTGTGGCCTGGCCATTTACAACTTCACCATTATTAACCTTCCATTTCCTTTGGCTCTGTTTAAAAAGCTGCTGGCTAAACCAGTGGATCTCAGTGATCTTCGTCAGCTTTCCCCAGCGGAAGCCAATTCCATGCAGTCAATACTCGACTACGAAGGCGAGGACTTTAAGGATGTCTTCGACTTGACATTCGAAATATCGCGGGATGTATTTGGAGAGTCGGAGACTAAGTGCCTTAAGCCCAACGGCAATGAAATAGCCGTAACGCTTGAAAATAG AGAAGAGTTTGTCAACCTGTATGTGGACTTTGTATTCAACAAATCCGTGGATGTACACTATAATGCCTTCCACAAGGGCTTCATGAAAGTGTGCTCCGGTCGGGTGATTCACATATTCCAGCCGGAGGAGCTAATGGCTGTGGTGGTTGGAAATGAAGACTATGACTGGCAAGCGCTCCAGGATAACTGTGAATACCGTGAGGGCTATACGTCGGGCGATGATACT ATCAAATGGTTCTGGGAGGTCATCCATGACATGACTGAGGCCGAAAAGAAGAGTTTCCTCCTTTATTTAACCGGCAGTGATCGTATACCAATACAGGGCATGAAGGCGCTTAAG ATGACTATTCAACCTACGCCCGACGAACGATTCCTCCCTGTGGCCCACACCTGTTTTAATCTGCTGGATTTGCCAAGGTATAAGACGAAGGAACGTCTCAAATATAAGCTCCACCAGGCCATTCAGCAAACTCAGGGCTTTAGTCTGGTCTAG
- the LOC6507085 gene encoding probable E3 ubiquitin-protein ligase HERC4 isoform X1, which produces MTAGTELYCWGNTSHGQLGLGGIEDEQILTPSQVPWTPDSAIKQVACGHRHTLFLTSSGRVYACGSNDHSQLGHDLPTKRPPYIPDSSFCRVFTVLIPELLDYVVVQIACGSRHSMALSEWGQVLSWGDNDCGQLGQATDQDIVQLPKIVRQLVSKTVVQIACGNNHSLALTSCGELYSWGSNIYGQLGVNTPKEVTHSNQPVRLTTLLGIPVAAIACGGNHSFIISKSSAVFGWGRNNCGQLGLNDETSRSYPTQLKTLRTLGVRFVACGDEFSVFLTNEGGVFTCGAGAYGQLGHGFGANEMLPRMVMELMGSTITQVACGNRHTLALVPSRGRVYGFGLGSSGQLGTRSTKSLTLPQVVIGPWVSPSGSALLQSSDAKVSVVIHQIFSGGDQSFVTTTLFVDKVPPEDLRNYKPKSQILALTEEVTKQCTRFKQNDQSDLDLLNSIELIFKSQACLNASFLLDNDRHFGCSVRNYGLDLKAAQLAFDHLRNVENESIKQVIWENITKDLIGSLVASPADVESMRLYLLLPLYHEFVNSKHYKSLQVPFANAIFKLTENPRKVLMRWLAQTPADYFEHIVQNFLHVVIHIISFKMGLAAVNPAAERHQRLLPYNSELETILKMMQTLCLINNLRDVRLNYQLFYWPDLSDYADVQQEYVKWIMADTASEFNICNFSFLFDPSAKTALLQADQALQMHSAMANAASNAFYNLLNYGLPVSHFIVLNVTRENLVQDSLRELQRYSQTDLKKPLKIKFHGEEAEDAGGVRKEFFMLLLKDLLDPKYGMFKEYEDSRLIWFADLSFETENMYFLIGVLCGLAIYNFTIINLPFPLALFKKLLAKPVDLSDLRQLSPAEANSMQSILDYEGEDFKDVFDLTFEISRDVFGESETKCLKPNGNEIAVTLENREEFVNLYVDFVFNKSVDVHYNAFHKGFMKVCSGRVIHIFQPEELMAVVVGNEDYDWQALQDNCEYREGYTSGDDTIKWFWEVIHDMTEAEKKSFLLYLTGSDRIPIQGMKALKMTIQPTPDERFLPVAHTCFNLLDLPRYKTKERLKYKLHQAIQQTQGFSLV; this is translated from the exons ATGACAGCCGGCACAGAACTCTACTGCTGGGGGAACACCTCCCACGGGCAACTTGGTCTTGGCGGAATCGAGGACGAGCAG ATTCTTACCCCTAGTCAAGTCCCATGGACGCCGGACTCGGCCATAAAACAGGTGGCCTGTGGACACCGACACACTCTGTTCCTGACCTCCAGTGGAAGGGTGTATGCCTGCGGAAGCAACGATCACTCTCAGCTGGGACACGATCTGCCCACCAAAAGGCCAC CCTACATTCCAGACTCATCCTTTTGCCGCGTATTTACAGTGCTTATTCCTGAGCTGCTGGACTATGTGGTTGTTCAGATCGCGTGCGGCAGTCGACACTCGATGGCCCTTTCGGAGTGGGGTCAGGTCTTGAGTTGGGGAGACAATGACTGCGGCCAGCTGGGCCAAGCCACTGACCAGGATATCGTGCAGTTGCCCAAGATTGTGCGCCAGTTGGTATCTAAAACTGTGGTGCAAATAGCCTGCGGCAACAATCACAGCCTAGCCCTGACAAGTT GTGGCGAGTTGTATTCCTGGGGCTCCAACATATATGGCCAACTTGGCGTGAATACTCCAAAGGAAGTGACGCACAGCAACCAACCCGTGCGGCTGACCACGCTGCTGGGGATACCAGTTGCGGCAATTGcttgcggtggcaatcactcGTTCATTATCTCCAAATCCAGTGCGGTCTTTGGATGGGGCCGAAACAACTGTGGGCAGCTGGGATTGAACGATGAGACTAGTCGATCCTATCCCACCCAGCTTAAAACGCTGCGCACCCTAGGCGTCCGATTTGTGGCCTGCGGAGATGAGTTTTCCGTGTTCTTGACCAACGAGGGTGGAGTCTTCACATGCGGAGCAGGAGCCTACGGCCAATTGGGACATGGTTTTGGGGCCAATGAAATGCTGCCCAGGATGGTGATGGAACTTATGGGCAGCACCATTACGCAAGTGGCGTGCGGAAATCGTCACACATTGGCATTGGTGCCGTCGCGCGGCAGAGTTTATGGATTCGGATTGGGCAGCTCTGGACAACTGGGCACTAGGAGTACAAAGAGCTTAACGCTACCACAAGTGGTCATTGGTCCGTGGGTATCCCCGAGTGGGTCCGCTCTTCTACAGTCCAGCGATGCGAAGGTCTCTGTGGTCATCCATCAAATATTCTCTGGCGGCGATCAGTCCTTCGTGACCACCACTTTGTTTGTGGATAAAGTGCCGCCCGAGGATCTAAGAAACTACAA ACCCAAGTCCCAGATCCTTGCCCTAACAGAAGAAGTCACCAAGCAGTGCACTCGTTTCAAGCAAAACGATCAAAGCGATCTGGATCTGCTTAACTCCATTGAGTTGATCTTTAAAAGTCAGGCCTGCCTAAATGCATCTTTTCTTCTGGACAACGACCGACACTTTGGATGCTCGGTACGGAATTACGGATTGGATCTGAAGGCAGCTCAATTGGCATTCGATCATTTGCGCAATGTGGAAAACGAGAGCATCAAACAAGTG ATATGGGAAAACATTACAAAGGATCTAATAGGTTCGTTGGTAGCCTCGCCAGCGGATGTTGAAAGTATGCGTCTTTATCTCCTGCTGCCGCTATACCACGAGTTCGTCAACTCAAAACACTACAAGTCACTTCAGGTGCCCTTCGCCAATGCCATATTTAAGCTAACGGAGAACCCACGAAAAGTTCTCATGAGATGGTTGGCCCAAACGCCAGCGGATTACTTTGAGCATATTGTCCAGAACTTCTTACATGTAGTTATTCATATTATAAGTTTTAAAATGGGATTGGCGGCCGTAAATCCCGCTGCCGAGAGACATCAAAGG cTACTGCCATACAACTCTGAACTGGAGACTATCCTGAAAATGATGCAGACCCTTTGTCTGATAAACAATTTGCGGGATGTTCGGCTCAACTACCAACTATTCTACTGGCCAGATCTCTCTGATTACGCTGATGTGCAGCAGGAGTATGTCAAGTGGATCATGGCCGACACTGCCAgcgaatttaatatttgcaaCTTTTCATTCCTCTTCGATCCGTCTGCGAAGACGGCCCTACTCCAAGCTGATCAGGCGCTGCAGATGCACTCTGCCATGGCCAATGCAGCTTCAAAT GCATTTTATAACCTCCTCAATTATGGACTGCCGGTTTCACATTTTATTGTACTGAACGTGACGCGGGAGAACCTTGTTCAGGATTCTTTGCGGGAGCTGCAGCGTTACTCGCAGACTGATCTCAAAAAGCCACTAAAGATAAAGTTCCATGGAGAAGAGGCGGAGGATGCCGGTGGCGTGCGGAAAGAATTCTTTATGCTACTGCTCAAGGACCTTCTCGATCCCAAGTATGGGATGTTTAAGGAATACGAGGATTCGCGACTGATCTGGTTTGCAGATCTCAGCTTTGAAACGGAAAACATGTACTTCCTGATCGGCGTGCTCTGTGGCCTGGCCATTTACAACTTCACCATTATTAACCTTCCATTTCCTTTGGCTCTGTTTAAAAAGCTGCTGGCTAAACCAGTGGATCTCAGTGATCTTCGTCAGCTTTCCCCAGCGGAAGCCAATTCCATGCAGTCAATACTCGACTACGAAGGCGAGGACTTTAAGGATGTCTTCGACTTGACATTCGAAATATCGCGGGATGTATTTGGAGAGTCGGAGACTAAGTGCCTTAAGCCCAACGGCAATGAAATAGCCGTAACGCTTGAAAATAG AGAAGAGTTTGTCAACCTGTATGTGGACTTTGTATTCAACAAATCCGTGGATGTACACTATAATGCCTTCCACAAGGGCTTCATGAAAGTGTGCTCCGGTCGGGTGATTCACATATTCCAGCCGGAGGAGCTAATGGCTGTGGTGGTTGGAAATGAAGACTATGACTGGCAAGCGCTCCAGGATAACTGTGAATACCGTGAGGGCTATACGTCGGGCGATGATACT ATCAAATGGTTCTGGGAGGTCATCCATGACATGACTGAGGCCGAAAAGAAGAGTTTCCTCCTTTATTTAACCGGCAGTGATCGTATACCAATACAGGGCATGAAGGCGCTTAAG ATGACTATTCAACCTACGCCCGACGAACGATTCCTCCCTGTGGCCCACACCTGTTTTAATCTGCTGGATTTGCCAAGGTATAAGACGAAGGAACGTCTCAAATATAAGCTCCACCAGGCCATTCAGCAAACTCAGGGCTTTAGTCTGGTCTAG
- the LOC6507085 gene encoding probable E3 ubiquitin-protein ligase HERC4 isoform X2: MTAGTELYCWGNTSHGQLGLGGIEDEQILTPSQVPWTPDSAIKQVACGHRHTLFLTSSGRVYACGSNDHSQLGHDLPTKRPHSSFCRVFTVLIPELLDYVVVQIACGSRHSMALSEWGQVLSWGDNDCGQLGQATDQDIVQLPKIVRQLVSKTVVQIACGNNHSLALTSCGELYSWGSNIYGQLGVNTPKEVTHSNQPVRLTTLLGIPVAAIACGGNHSFIISKSSAVFGWGRNNCGQLGLNDETSRSYPTQLKTLRTLGVRFVACGDEFSVFLTNEGGVFTCGAGAYGQLGHGFGANEMLPRMVMELMGSTITQVACGNRHTLALVPSRGRVYGFGLGSSGQLGTRSTKSLTLPQVVIGPWVSPSGSALLQSSDAKVSVVIHQIFSGGDQSFVTTTLFVDKVPPEDLRNYKPKSQILALTEEVTKQCTRFKQNDQSDLDLLNSIELIFKSQACLNASFLLDNDRHFGCSVRNYGLDLKAAQLAFDHLRNVENESIKQVIWENITKDLIGSLVASPADVESMRLYLLLPLYHEFVNSKHYKSLQVPFANAIFKLTENPRKVLMRWLAQTPADYFEHIVQNFLHVVIHIISFKMGLAAVNPAAERHQRLLPYNSELETILKMMQTLCLINNLRDVRLNYQLFYWPDLSDYADVQQEYVKWIMADTASEFNICNFSFLFDPSAKTALLQADQALQMHSAMANAASNAFYNLLNYGLPVSHFIVLNVTRENLVQDSLRELQRYSQTDLKKPLKIKFHGEEAEDAGGVRKEFFMLLLKDLLDPKYGMFKEYEDSRLIWFADLSFETENMYFLIGVLCGLAIYNFTIINLPFPLALFKKLLAKPVDLSDLRQLSPAEANSMQSILDYEGEDFKDVFDLTFEISRDVFGESETKCLKPNGNEIAVTLENREEFVNLYVDFVFNKSVDVHYNAFHKGFMKVCSGRVIHIFQPEELMAVVVGNEDYDWQALQDNCEYREGYTSGDDTIKWFWEVIHDMTEAEKKSFLLYLTGSDRIPIQGMKALKMTIQPTPDERFLPVAHTCFNLLDLPRYKTKERLKYKLHQAIQQTQGFSLV, from the exons ATGACAGCCGGCACAGAACTCTACTGCTGGGGGAACACCTCCCACGGGCAACTTGGTCTTGGCGGAATCGAGGACGAGCAG ATTCTTACCCCTAGTCAAGTCCCATGGACGCCGGACTCGGCCATAAAACAGGTGGCCTGTGGACACCGACACACTCTGTTCCTGACCTCCAGTGGAAGGGTGTATGCCTGCGGAAGCAACGATCACTCTCAGCTGGGACACGATCTGCCCACCAAAAGGCCAC ACTCATCCTTTTGCCGCGTATTTACAGTGCTTATTCCTGAGCTGCTGGACTATGTGGTTGTTCAGATCGCGTGCGGCAGTCGACACTCGATGGCCCTTTCGGAGTGGGGTCAGGTCTTGAGTTGGGGAGACAATGACTGCGGCCAGCTGGGCCAAGCCACTGACCAGGATATCGTGCAGTTGCCCAAGATTGTGCGCCAGTTGGTATCTAAAACTGTGGTGCAAATAGCCTGCGGCAACAATCACAGCCTAGCCCTGACAAGTT GTGGCGAGTTGTATTCCTGGGGCTCCAACATATATGGCCAACTTGGCGTGAATACTCCAAAGGAAGTGACGCACAGCAACCAACCCGTGCGGCTGACCACGCTGCTGGGGATACCAGTTGCGGCAATTGcttgcggtggcaatcactcGTTCATTATCTCCAAATCCAGTGCGGTCTTTGGATGGGGCCGAAACAACTGTGGGCAGCTGGGATTGAACGATGAGACTAGTCGATCCTATCCCACCCAGCTTAAAACGCTGCGCACCCTAGGCGTCCGATTTGTGGCCTGCGGAGATGAGTTTTCCGTGTTCTTGACCAACGAGGGTGGAGTCTTCACATGCGGAGCAGGAGCCTACGGCCAATTGGGACATGGTTTTGGGGCCAATGAAATGCTGCCCAGGATGGTGATGGAACTTATGGGCAGCACCATTACGCAAGTGGCGTGCGGAAATCGTCACACATTGGCATTGGTGCCGTCGCGCGGCAGAGTTTATGGATTCGGATTGGGCAGCTCTGGACAACTGGGCACTAGGAGTACAAAGAGCTTAACGCTACCACAAGTGGTCATTGGTCCGTGGGTATCCCCGAGTGGGTCCGCTCTTCTACAGTCCAGCGATGCGAAGGTCTCTGTGGTCATCCATCAAATATTCTCTGGCGGCGATCAGTCCTTCGTGACCACCACTTTGTTTGTGGATAAAGTGCCGCCCGAGGATCTAAGAAACTACAA ACCCAAGTCCCAGATCCTTGCCCTAACAGAAGAAGTCACCAAGCAGTGCACTCGTTTCAAGCAAAACGATCAAAGCGATCTGGATCTGCTTAACTCCATTGAGTTGATCTTTAAAAGTCAGGCCTGCCTAAATGCATCTTTTCTTCTGGACAACGACCGACACTTTGGATGCTCGGTACGGAATTACGGATTGGATCTGAAGGCAGCTCAATTGGCATTCGATCATTTGCGCAATGTGGAAAACGAGAGCATCAAACAAGTG ATATGGGAAAACATTACAAAGGATCTAATAGGTTCGTTGGTAGCCTCGCCAGCGGATGTTGAAAGTATGCGTCTTTATCTCCTGCTGCCGCTATACCACGAGTTCGTCAACTCAAAACACTACAAGTCACTTCAGGTGCCCTTCGCCAATGCCATATTTAAGCTAACGGAGAACCCACGAAAAGTTCTCATGAGATGGTTGGCCCAAACGCCAGCGGATTACTTTGAGCATATTGTCCAGAACTTCTTACATGTAGTTATTCATATTATAAGTTTTAAAATGGGATTGGCGGCCGTAAATCCCGCTGCCGAGAGACATCAAAGG cTACTGCCATACAACTCTGAACTGGAGACTATCCTGAAAATGATGCAGACCCTTTGTCTGATAAACAATTTGCGGGATGTTCGGCTCAACTACCAACTATTCTACTGGCCAGATCTCTCTGATTACGCTGATGTGCAGCAGGAGTATGTCAAGTGGATCATGGCCGACACTGCCAgcgaatttaatatttgcaaCTTTTCATTCCTCTTCGATCCGTCTGCGAAGACGGCCCTACTCCAAGCTGATCAGGCGCTGCAGATGCACTCTGCCATGGCCAATGCAGCTTCAAAT GCATTTTATAACCTCCTCAATTATGGACTGCCGGTTTCACATTTTATTGTACTGAACGTGACGCGGGAGAACCTTGTTCAGGATTCTTTGCGGGAGCTGCAGCGTTACTCGCAGACTGATCTCAAAAAGCCACTAAAGATAAAGTTCCATGGAGAAGAGGCGGAGGATGCCGGTGGCGTGCGGAAAGAATTCTTTATGCTACTGCTCAAGGACCTTCTCGATCCCAAGTATGGGATGTTTAAGGAATACGAGGATTCGCGACTGATCTGGTTTGCAGATCTCAGCTTTGAAACGGAAAACATGTACTTCCTGATCGGCGTGCTCTGTGGCCTGGCCATTTACAACTTCACCATTATTAACCTTCCATTTCCTTTGGCTCTGTTTAAAAAGCTGCTGGCTAAACCAGTGGATCTCAGTGATCTTCGTCAGCTTTCCCCAGCGGAAGCCAATTCCATGCAGTCAATACTCGACTACGAAGGCGAGGACTTTAAGGATGTCTTCGACTTGACATTCGAAATATCGCGGGATGTATTTGGAGAGTCGGAGACTAAGTGCCTTAAGCCCAACGGCAATGAAATAGCCGTAACGCTTGAAAATAG AGAAGAGTTTGTCAACCTGTATGTGGACTTTGTATTCAACAAATCCGTGGATGTACACTATAATGCCTTCCACAAGGGCTTCATGAAAGTGTGCTCCGGTCGGGTGATTCACATATTCCAGCCGGAGGAGCTAATGGCTGTGGTGGTTGGAAATGAAGACTATGACTGGCAAGCGCTCCAGGATAACTGTGAATACCGTGAGGGCTATACGTCGGGCGATGATACT ATCAAATGGTTCTGGGAGGTCATCCATGACATGACTGAGGCCGAAAAGAAGAGTTTCCTCCTTTATTTAACCGGCAGTGATCGTATACCAATACAGGGCATGAAGGCGCTTAAG ATGACTATTCAACCTACGCCCGACGAACGATTCCTCCCTGTGGCCCACACCTGTTTTAATCTGCTGGATTTGCCAAGGTATAAGACGAAGGAACGTCTCAAATATAAGCTCCACCAGGCCATTCAGCAAACTCAGGGCTTTAGTCTGGTCTAG